A single genomic interval of Nostoc commune NIES-4072 harbors:
- a CDS encoding IS607 family transposase has protein sequence MKLSDYAKKVGVSYKTAHRWWKAGQLNGYQIPSTGTIIIESDNPTEKEQIALIYARVSSAEAKPNLDRQAIRLTDYSIARGYRIYKVVKEIGSGLNDNRKLFSNALQDSNYNILVAEHRDRVTRFGLNYIKLLLEATGKRLEIVNDADNGEQVPVLPVPGDWELAHPEGKDELMQDLVSVITSFVQRIYGLRRAKRKTEKLIAELKKNGVEE, from the coding sequence ATGAAATTATCTGATTACGCAAAGAAAGTTGGAGTAAGCTATAAAACAGCACATCGTTGGTGGAAAGCTGGGCAACTAAATGGTTATCAAATCCCATCGACAGGGACGATTATTATTGAGTCTGATAATCCAACAGAAAAAGAGCAAATCGCTCTAATTTATGCCAGGGTTTCATCGGCAGAAGCAAAACCAAATCTAGATCGCCAAGCCATTAGATTAACTGATTATTCTATCGCAAGAGGTTATCGTATTTACAAAGTTGTCAAAGAGATTGGCAGTGGACTTAATGATAATAGGAAACTTTTCTCGAATGCTTTGCAAGATTCCAATTATAATATTTTAGTTGCAGAGCATCGAGATAGAGTGACTAGATTCGGGTTGAACTACATTAAATTGTTATTAGAGGCAACAGGTAAAAGATTAGAGATTGTTAATGATGCTGATAATGGTGAGCAAGTCCCAGTCTTGCCGGTTCCCGGCGATTGGGAACTTGCTCACCCGGAGGGGAAAGATGAATTGATGCAGGATTTGGTTTCAGTAATTACATCGTTTGTACAGCGTATTTATGGCTTGAGGAGAGCTAAACGTAAGACTGAAAAGTTAATTGCAGAGTTGAAAAAAAATGGGGTTGAAGAATGA
- a CDS encoding HEAT repeat domain-containing protein — protein sequence ALVQLLQSTTVDHDTRRSAVESLVEIGTGNEIAIAALVQVLQSTTVNNYARRQAAESLGEIDPGNEIAIAALVQVLQSTTVNNYARWQAASILGKILQNNKHPFAVVQALSGYCLFYEDLLYQRQDYTGVYYNGEYYDLAWECAQNMPYPDFYQAWHQHNLVTRTMRSLAKILFTRII from the coding sequence CAGCCTTGGTGCAACTGCTGCAATCAACTACTGTGGATCACGACACCCGTAGGTCGGCAGTAGAAAGCTTAGTGGAAATCGGCACTGGCAATGAAATTGCGATTGCTGCCTTGGTGCAAGTGCTGCAATCAACTACTGTGAATAACTACGCCCGTAGGCAAGCAGCAGAAAGCTTAGGGGAAATCGACCCTGGCAATGAAATTGCGATTGCTGCCTTGGTGCAAGTGCTGCAATCAACTACTGTGAATAACTACGCCCGTTGGCAGGCAGCGTCAATCTTAGGGAAAATTCTACAGAATAATAAGCATCCCTTTGCGGTAGTTCAAGCTTTAAGTGGTTATTGCCTATTCTATGAGGATCTATTGTATCAGAGGCAGGACTACACTGGGGTGTACTACAATGGGGAGTACTACGATTTAGCCTGGGAATGCGCCCAGAATATGCCTTACCCCGATTTCTATCAAGCTTGGCATCAGCATAATCTTGTTACTCGTACAATGCGAAGCTTGGCAAAAATCCTCTTCACACGAATAATTTGA
- a CDS encoding hybrid sensor histidine kinase/response regulator, which produces MLQDKELEIQMQFLEEAIDYLNTLEGVLLEIDTSNRIDLDKINAALRAAHSIKGGAGMMGFKSLSDLAHRLEDSFKVLKTKKNSLEIDTQLQSLLLSGVDWLRQIVELLTEGNVVEDQWLATFCYPIFDELHDRLGDPTPEDASTMLSPEDGQDVISLLFGTEVEECLQRLESILADSKQPGLHEEVVIMAAELGGLGEMLQLAAFTKLCESITQQLETVSSSRIPEIARLALQAWRRSQALVLTNQLDNLPTELDFNSSYTQSQPLLPAEVKPHIATDTKVASTSVWQPENIKENWTNHEALAQPTAGIAASFTFLDVEFADDINTVNVTEHNTIFSKENNPPDAKFGEGKAEQNGVAKERETHENSVRVPSKQLEQINDLFGELIVQRNGLNSQLERLRKLVRNLNQRVQVLDRENQELRIAYDKISTQAGVQVQVENSQQTQGVEREFDTLEMNFYNDLNLRSQEVMETIVQVQEVTTDVQLSVDDTDQIARKINKTSKQLQTKLNHIRMRPLSDLIERFPRALRDLNVEYGKNVQLKIEGGNTLIERSILEALNEPLMHLVRNAFDHGIEDSSTRRLLGKPEQGLIEITATHRSNRTLITIRDDGWGISLEKIRTRALAMGLDASLLANASDEELLSLIFEPGFTTSEQVTALSGRGVGMDVVRNNLKLIRGDVKVDTEPGVGTTFTLSLPFTLSVARVLLVEINKMLLAFPTDVISEISLLQDERVFQMAGSEVINWQGNMLPLIRLTRYLEFNCLRYDRSELETPAAINANSVLVVKGNNQPVAIQIDRCWGEQEVAIRQVEGNIPLPEGFSNCTILGDGRVVPLVNVNELLYWIATNRQTPKGTQLPSARLKTPFLIFDENKVSAASIKQKGTVLIVDDSINVRRFLALTLEKGGYQVEQAKDGQDALEKLHSGLKVEAVICDIEMPRLDGYGFLGKINSDVDTKNIPVAMLTSRSSNKHRQLAMQLGARAYFSKPYNEQELLETLEEIICNVADKAASN; this is translated from the coding sequence ATGTTACAAGACAAAGAACTAGAAATCCAGATGCAGTTTCTGGAAGAAGCAATTGATTACTTAAATACCTTAGAAGGAGTATTACTAGAAATCGATACTAGTAACCGTATTGATTTGGATAAAATCAATGCTGCACTCCGGGCCGCTCATTCTATCAAAGGTGGCGCGGGGATGATGGGATTTAAATCGCTAAGTGATTTAGCGCATCGTTTGGAAGATTCTTTTAAAGTTTTAAAAACTAAAAAAAATTCTCTCGAAATTGATACTCAGTTGCAAAGTTTATTGCTATCTGGAGTTGACTGGCTGCGTCAGATTGTAGAATTGCTTACAGAAGGAAATGTTGTCGAAGATCAGTGGTTAGCAACCTTTTGTTACCCAATTTTTGACGAGTTGCACGATCGCTTGGGTGACCCCACCCCTGAAGATGCCTCAACCATGCTATCCCCAGAAGATGGCCAAGACGTTATTTCCTTGCTATTTGGCACAGAAGTAGAAGAGTGTTTGCAACGGTTAGAATCAATACTGGCAGATAGCAAACAGCCCGGATTGCATGAAGAAGTTGTCATAATGGCAGCAGAATTGGGCGGTTTGGGTGAAATGCTCCAGTTGGCAGCTTTTACCAAGCTTTGTGAGTCAATAACACAGCAATTGGAAACTGTTAGCAGTTCGCGCATTCCCGAAATTGCCCGGTTAGCATTGCAAGCATGGCGGCGATCGCAAGCTTTGGTACTGACAAATCAACTAGATAACTTACCTACAGAACTTGACTTCAATAGTAGTTATACGCAATCCCAGCCGCTATTACCAGCAGAAGTAAAACCACATATCGCCACAGACACAAAAGTAGCGTCAACATCTGTTTGGCAACCAGAAAACATTAAAGAAAATTGGACTAATCATGAAGCGTTGGCGCAGCCCACCGCAGGTATCGCCGCTAGTTTTACATTTTTAGATGTAGAATTCGCCGATGATATTAATACTGTCAATGTCACAGAGCATAATACAATATTCTCTAAAGAAAATAATCCTCCAGATGCCAAATTTGGCGAAGGTAAAGCAGAGCAAAATGGCGTTGCTAAAGAGCGGGAAACTCATGAAAATAGCGTCCGAGTTCCCAGCAAACAACTAGAGCAAATTAACGATTTATTTGGCGAACTGATTGTCCAGCGAAATGGGTTAAACTCGCAACTAGAAAGATTACGCAAACTGGTTCGGAATTTAAACCAGCGAGTCCAAGTTCTCGACCGCGAAAATCAGGAATTACGTATCGCTTATGACAAAATTTCTACTCAAGCTGGGGTGCAGGTGCAAGTTGAAAATAGTCAACAAACGCAGGGCGTTGAGAGAGAATTTGATACTTTAGAAATGAATTTTTATAACGATTTAAACCTGCGATCGCAGGAAGTTATGGAAACCATTGTTCAGGTACAGGAAGTTACAACTGACGTTCAACTCAGCGTAGATGATACAGACCAAATTGCTCGTAAAATAAATAAAACATCCAAACAGTTACAAACAAAGTTAAATCACATCCGAATGCGGCCTCTGTCCGATTTAATTGAACGTTTTCCTAGAGCCTTGCGCGATTTAAATGTAGAGTATGGGAAAAATGTCCAGTTAAAAATTGAAGGTGGTAATACTTTAATTGAACGCAGCATTTTAGAAGCATTAAACGAACCTTTAATGCATCTGGTAAGAAACGCTTTCGATCATGGTATCGAAGATTCAAGCACTCGCCGCCTTCTGGGTAAACCAGAACAAGGATTAATTGAAATTACAGCTACTCACCGCAGCAATCGCACCCTGATTACTATCCGTGATGATGGTTGGGGCATTTCTTTAGAGAAAATTCGCACTCGCGCCTTAGCTATGGGATTGGATGCTTCTCTACTCGCTAATGCTAGTGATGAAGAACTGTTATCACTAATTTTTGAACCAGGTTTTACCACCTCCGAACAAGTCACAGCATTATCTGGCCGAGGTGTCGGTATGGATGTGGTTCGTAACAACCTCAAACTGATTCGAGGAGATGTGAAAGTTGATACGGAACCAGGAGTTGGTACTACCTTCACCTTATCATTACCATTTACCCTTTCTGTGGCGCGAGTTCTGCTGGTAGAAATCAACAAAATGCTATTGGCATTTCCCACAGATGTCATTTCAGAAATATCTTTACTCCAAGACGAGCGAGTTTTCCAAATGGCAGGTAGCGAAGTTATAAATTGGCAAGGAAATATGTTGCCACTGATTCGCTTGACTCGTTATTTAGAGTTTAATTGCCTGCGCTACGATCGCTCAGAATTAGAAACTCCGGCAGCAATTAATGCTAACAGCGTCTTAGTAGTCAAAGGTAATAATCAGCCAGTCGCAATCCAAATAGACCGTTGCTGGGGTGAACAGGAAGTTGCTATTCGCCAAGTCGAGGGAAATATACCTTTACCAGAAGGTTTCAGCAACTGTACAATTCTCGGTGATGGTCGAGTAGTGCCACTAGTTAATGTCAATGAGTTGCTGTATTGGATTGCTACAAATCGGCAGACTCCCAAAGGTACTCAATTACCATCAGCAAGGTTAAAGACACCGTTTTTAATATTTGATGAAAACAAAGTATCAGCAGCTTCTATTAAGCAGAAAGGTACAGTTTTGATTGTAGATGACTCAATTAATGTTCGCCGCTTTTTAGCACTGACTCTTGAAAAAGGAGGGTATCAAGTAGAGCAAGCTAAAGACGGTCAAGATGCCTTAGAAAAACTTCATAGTGGATTGAAAGTAGAGGCGGTTATTTGTGATATTGAAATGCCTCGCCTTGATGGATATGGCTTTTTAGGTAAGATAAATTCAGATGTTGATACAAAAAATATTCCAGTTGCAATGTTGACTTCTCGTAGTAGTAATAAACATCGGCAACTAGCTATGCAATTGGGTGCTAGAGCTTACTTTTCTAAACCTTATAATGAGCAAGAGTTATTGGAAACGCTAGAGGAAATCATTTGCAATGTAGCAGACAAGGCAGCGTCTAATTGA
- a CDS encoding type II toxin-antitoxin system RelN family antitoxin produces MKAIEVKGTVNEWGQISLDKPLTIAKHSRVRVIVLITEENEEDNELVESACESFRQGWYDAMTRNTIPISQLWEGINAE; encoded by the coding sequence ATGAAAGCAATTGAAGTCAAAGGAACCGTGAACGAATGGGGTCAAATTTCTTTAGACAAGCCGTTAACTATAGCAAAACACAGCCGCGTCCGAGTCATTGTCTTAATCACAGAAGAGAATGAAGAGGATAATGAACTTGTTGAGTCTGCCTGTGAAAGTTTTCGTCAAGGTTGGTACGATGCGATGACCCGAAATACTATACCTATATCTCAACTGTGGGAAGGTATTAATGCAGAGTGA
- a CDS encoding Uma2 family endonuclease, producing the protein MTTTLHKSISLAEFLKLPETKPASEFIDGRIYQKPMPQGKHSRLQLKLCNAISQVAEEQEIALAFPELRCTFGGRSIVPDVSVFTWERIPFDANGEIENTFGIYPDWTIEILSPEQNTTKVIINILHCLKHGTRLGWLIDPDERLVLVFLPGQQPIEMTGDEVLPVPDFLQLNLTVTQVFAWLKATKINS; encoded by the coding sequence ATGACAACCACGCTGCACAAATCAATTTCCTTAGCAGAGTTCCTCAAACTGCCAGAAACCAAGCCTGCTAGTGAATTTATAGACGGTCGTATTTACCAAAAACCAATGCCACAAGGCAAACATTCCCGGCTACAACTAAAACTTTGTAACGCAATTAGCCAAGTTGCTGAAGAACAAGAAATTGCTTTGGCTTTTCCAGAATTACGCTGCACCTTTGGCGGACGTTCGATTGTCCCAGACGTGAGTGTATTTACTTGGGAACGGATTCCTTTTGATGCTAATGGTGAAATTGAAAATACCTTTGGAATTTACCCTGATTGGACAATTGAAATTCTTTCACCAGAACAGAATACAACTAAGGTAATTATAAATATTCTTCACTGTCTAAAACATGGTACTAGATTAGGGTGGTTAATCGATCCAGATGAACGCTTAGTATTGGTATTTTTGCCAGGACAGCAACCTATAGAGATGACTGGAGATGAAGTATTGCCTGTACCTGATTTTTTGCAACTTAATTTAACAGTTACACAGGTTTTTGCATGGCTAAAAGCAACAAAAATTAATTCATAA
- a CDS encoding transglycosylase SLT domain-containing protein codes for MLKKLQKKQISIIAGAALFAFLAGAMVSAPQIGKSLGKWLKLSQNQAEQTSEGSIAQSAVLPLISQSLPERAAKLAEIAGQSRSLDRNRARYLLASDYVERTQAQKALALLDGLEKDYPILAPYILLKQAQAQDILGEDGKASDLRQSVLKLYPKEAATVKALYLIAQPKQQEIAIAQFPSNPLTWEIIRKRLQANPNQPQLQLILAKYAYDQPGIVGVLDQLVKQPTLKPEDWELIGTSYWENSQFLKAANAYINAPKTSRNLYRTARGLQVGGKDKEKAIATYKQLVQQFPNSEEAGTALLRLAETAKTPKDGLPYLEQVISKFPKQASTALVQKAKTLQALNNQKSASQAWQLLIAKYGNSDEAAEYRWKIAQGKANAKDYVGAWQWAEPIVNNNPNSILAPRAGFWVGKWAASLGKQQESQTAYEYVISQFPYSYYAWRAATMLGLNVGNFDNVRVMNPEVVTPQRPVPPAGSDTFKELYLLGQNRDAWLQWQTEFQNKLQPTVAEQFTEGLMRLAKGENLIGIDRISKLEDRETPAEIAQYQALSKQISYWQARYPFPYLQEIEKWSIERKLNPLLVTALMRQESRFEPKIKSVADATGLMQVLPSTAKWIAPQIKVDFKTINLENPNDNIMLGTWYLGHTHDQYNNNSLLAIASYNAGPGNVSKWLQTQTTQDPDEFVEQIPFDETKNYVRQVFGNYWNYLRLYNPEISGVVAKYSTTHPKLPTQ; via the coding sequence ATGCTGAAGAAACTACAGAAAAAGCAAATTTCGATAATTGCGGGTGCGGCACTGTTTGCCTTTTTAGCTGGGGCAATGGTATCAGCACCTCAGATTGGCAAGTCTCTGGGTAAATGGCTCAAACTGAGTCAGAATCAAGCAGAGCAAACATCAGAGGGTAGCATTGCCCAATCAGCCGTCCTTCCACTGATATCACAATCGCTACCAGAACGGGCGGCAAAACTAGCAGAGATTGCCGGGCAGTCGCGATCGCTAGATCGAAATCGCGCTCGTTATCTTTTGGCGAGTGATTACGTTGAAAGAACCCAAGCGCAAAAAGCGCTGGCTTTACTCGACGGGCTAGAGAAAGACTATCCTATCCTCGCGCCCTATATTTTGCTGAAACAGGCGCAGGCACAAGATATCCTGGGCGAAGACGGCAAAGCCTCGGATCTCAGGCAAAGTGTGCTGAAACTGTATCCCAAAGAAGCGGCCACGGTGAAAGCACTATATCTGATTGCCCAACCGAAGCAACAGGAAATAGCGATCGCTCAATTTCCTTCCAACCCTCTGACTTGGGAAATAATTCGTAAACGCTTGCAAGCAAATCCTAATCAGCCACAGTTACAATTGATTTTGGCTAAATATGCCTATGACCAACCTGGCATAGTGGGTGTTTTGGATCAGCTAGTAAAACAGCCCACCCTAAAACCTGAAGACTGGGAACTCATTGGTACAAGCTATTGGGAAAATAGTCAATTTCTCAAAGCCGCCAATGCTTATATCAATGCACCCAAAACATCGCGTAACCTCTACCGGACTGCACGGGGGTTACAGGTAGGAGGCAAAGATAAAGAAAAAGCGATCGCCACCTATAAACAACTAGTACAGCAATTTCCCAACAGCGAGGAAGCTGGAACTGCATTACTACGATTAGCAGAAACTGCAAAAACACCTAAAGACGGCTTACCTTATCTTGAGCAGGTAATTAGTAAATTTCCCAAACAAGCTAGTACTGCACTGGTACAAAAAGCTAAAACTCTCCAAGCTCTCAATAATCAAAAGTCAGCTAGCCAGGCGTGGCAATTACTCATAGCCAAATACGGCAATTCTGATGAAGCAGCAGAGTATCGTTGGAAAATCGCTCAAGGTAAAGCCAATGCTAAAGATTACGTCGGTGCTTGGCAATGGGCAGAACCAATAGTCAACAACAACCCTAACAGTATTTTGGCTCCAAGAGCAGGGTTTTGGGTAGGGAAATGGGCAGCTTCACTAGGCAAACAGCAGGAATCTCAAACTGCTTATGAGTATGTGATTAGCCAGTTTCCCTACTCATACTATGCATGGCGAGCCGCAACGATGCTGGGGCTGAATGTTGGCAACTTTGACAACGTGCGCGTCATGAACCCAGAAGTAGTCACACCCCAGCGTCCAGTACCGCCTGCTGGTTCTGATACTTTCAAAGAATTGTATCTGCTGGGTCAAAACCGCGATGCCTGGTTACAATGGCAGACAGAATTTCAGAATAAACTTCAGCCAACTGTAGCAGAGCAATTTACTGAAGGGTTGATGCGACTGGCAAAGGGAGAAAATCTCATCGGAATCGATAGAATTTCTAAATTGGAAGACCGGGAAACACCAGCAGAAATTGCCCAATATCAGGCTCTGAGCAAACAGATTAGCTACTGGCAAGCGCGTTATCCATTTCCCTATTTGCAGGAAATTGAAAAGTGGTCTATTGAGCGTAAACTGAATCCTCTGCTAGTAACTGCTCTGATGCGTCAAGAATCGCGGTTTGAACCAAAAATCAAATCCGTCGCTGATGCTACTGGCTTAATGCAGGTGTTGCCAAGTACAGCTAAATGGATCGCCCCACAAATTAAGGTAGATTTCAAAACCATAAACCTAGAAAATCCCAACGATAACATCATGCTGGGTACATGGTATTTGGGTCACACCCACGATCAATATAACAATAACTCACTGTTAGCGATCGCCAGTTACAATGCTGGCCCCGGTAATGTCTCCAAATGGCTGCAAACTCAAACTACACAAGATCCAGATGAGTTTGTTGAACAAATTCCCTTTGATGAAACTAAAAATTATGTGCGGCAAGTATTTGGCAACTATTGGAATTATCTGAGACTTTACAACCCAGAAATTTCTGGAGTCGTAGCAAAGTACTCGACTACACACCCAAAATTGCCGACGCAGTGA
- a CDS encoding PEP-CTERM sorting domain-containing protein (PEP-CTERM proteins occur, often in large numbers, in the proteomes of bacteria that also encode an exosortase, a predicted intramembrane cysteine proteinase. The presence of a PEP-CTERM domain at a protein's C-terminus predicts cleavage within the sorting domain, followed by covalent anchoring to some some component of the (usually Gram-negative) cell surface. Many PEP-CTERM proteins exhibit an unusual sequence composition that includes large numbers of potential glycosylation sites. Expression of one such protein has been shown restore the ability of a bacterium to form floc, a type of biofilm.) produces MTKNNRKKAVAQAISTAVALGWVIMQVESAQAATFVVNNLNDSGVGSLRDTINIANSNDVVEFLLGSHPSTINLTSGAVAIAKNLTINGPGANLLTISGNNHFPVFDISAANVTFSGLAIAGNINAYNSSNLTFINSTINGDNLKIDNPTGKLTLINSTFKGKNSVNINANEVTVTNGSESEVRDLSNTGHVGNAGNLTISTGSLTISNGANINSEQTSSGSAGNLILKTDLLILRSGAIISPSAGGSNNFGGGGNITIDFPNGFIIAPPNESSAIAGDSNNSGAGGTVTITASGIIGTRVLEPSAIAAGSNNSGAGGNITLTTDILLLTRVPEPSAIAGSILACSLAWLAKRKQAAFHKAKI; encoded by the coding sequence ATGACAAAAAACAATAGAAAAAAGGCTGTTGCTCAAGCTATTTCCACAGCCGTTGCTCTGGGTTGGGTAATAATGCAAGTGGAATCAGCACAAGCTGCTACCTTTGTGGTTAACAATCTCAATGATAGTGGCGTTGGCTCGTTGCGAGACACTATCAACATTGCAAATAGCAATGACGTGGTAGAGTTCTTATTGGGGAGTCATCCTAGTACAATTAACCTAACAAGTGGGGCAGTTGCGATCGCTAAAAACCTAACCATTAATGGCCCAGGTGCTAACTTACTTACCATCAGTGGCAATAATCACTTCCCCGTGTTTGACATTAGCGCCGCCAATGTTACATTTTCTGGGCTAGCGATCGCTGGTAATATCAACGCTTACAATTCTAGTAACCTAACGTTTATTAATAGCACCATCAACGGCGACAATCTGAAAATAGATAACCCTACTGGTAAACTGACGCTTATTAATAGCACTTTTAAGGGTAAAAATAGTGTGAATATCAATGCTAATGAGGTGACGGTGACCAATGGTAGTGAGAGTGAGGTTAGGGATCTAAGTAACACTGGTCACGTCGGCAACGCCGGCAATTTAACTATTTCTACTGGTAGCCTAACGATTTCCAATGGCGCCAACATCAATTCTGAGCAAACCAGCAGTGGTTCAGCAGGTAACCTAATTCTCAAAACCGATCTTCTTATATTGAGATCAGGAGCTATAATAAGCCCGAGCGCTGGTGGTAGCAATAATTTCGGAGGAGGAGGCAACATAACTATCGACTTCCCTAATGGTTTTATAATCGCACCACCCAATGAATCAAGCGCGATCGCTGGTGATAGCAATAATTCAGGAGCAGGAGGCACCGTAACTATTACAGCCAGTGGCATTATCGGTACAAGAGTACTCGAACCAAGCGCGATCGCTGCTGGTAGCAATAATTCAGGAGCAGGAGGGAACATTACTCTTACAACGGATATCCTTTTACTGACAAGAGTACCCGAACCAAGCGCGATCGCTGGTAGTATACTTGCTTGTAGTCTGGCTTGGTTAGCGAAGAGAAAGCAAGCAGCGTTTCACAAGGCGAAGATATAA
- a CDS encoding DUF427 domain-containing protein, translating to MPKAIWNGAVLAESDNTVVVENNHYFPADSINKQYFTDSSTHSTCPWKGVASYYSIDVDGQINKDAAWYYPSAKEKAKNIEGYVAFWKGVKVEA from the coding sequence ATGCCGAAAGCAATTTGGAATGGCGCAGTTTTAGCCGAGAGTGATAATACCGTAGTTGTGGAAAACAACCATTATTTCCCTGCTGACAGCATTAACAAGCAATACTTCACAGACAGTAGCACCCACAGTACTTGTCCTTGGAAAGGTGTCGCTAGCTACTACAGTATCGACGTTGATGGGCAAATCAATAAAGATGCTGCTTGGTATTATCCCAGCGCCAAGGAGAAAGCTAAGAATATTGAGGGTTATGTGGCATTTTGGAAAGGTGTAAAAGTTGAGGCTTAA
- a CDS encoding NACHT domain-containing protein — MPLGLVERKKPSKPQGDISPERGSELYKETEITKTFEHNAFLNEVLKQKNTPKSQGKRIAIIGEPGAGKTTLLQQIADWVSREIHQSIVIWVSLADLRGQELKSYLFETWLTQVAEKIGKAEATKQLKDNFVALFNQNNVWLLLDGLDEMSASNPLTEIARQFREGGLISQVRIVLTCRVNLWDGNINALDDFDTYRSLDFSYPEQVERFIHKWFATIPETGKQLCTALKESGKERIQDLVKNPLRLTLLCLNWQSGDGKLPDTQAGLYQQFVDDFDKWKKAEFATNPKQRQELNVKLGELAKAAIDKEATRFRLRQDSVTQFLGDADDENSLLKLALNRGWLNCVGIDTNRKPVYAFFHASFQEYFAAKAIDDWHFFLNHVPKNPSQGTYRIFEPQWKQTILLWLGRPEENLKQQKQQFIDALVSFKDGCCKFYEYRAYFLAAAGIAEFRDYFKADEIIAQIVKWTIDSRSSIKEEAKSTLQLLQSTTVDDYTRRQAAYSLGEIGTGNEITI; from the coding sequence GTGCCACTAGGATTAGTTGAGCGCAAAAAACCATCCAAGCCTCAAGGTGATATTTCTCCAGAACGGGGGTCAGAACTATACAAAGAAACAGAAATCACCAAAACATTTGAGCATAATGCTTTTCTAAATGAAGTTCTCAAACAGAAAAACACACCTAAAAGTCAAGGTAAGCGAATTGCAATTATTGGCGAACCAGGAGCAGGAAAAACAACACTATTACAGCAGATTGCTGATTGGGTATCTCGTGAGATTCACCAGTCGATTGTCATTTGGGTATCTTTAGCAGATTTGCGAGGTCAGGAACTAAAATCTTATCTGTTTGAAACTTGGTTGACTCAGGTAGCCGAGAAAATAGGTAAAGCTGAAGCCACTAAGCAATTGAAGGATAATTTTGTTGCTCTGTTTAATCAAAATAATGTCTGGCTGTTGTTAGATGGGTTAGATGAAATGTCCGCATCTAATCCTCTAACAGAGATTGCACGGCAATTTCGTGAAGGGGGGTTAATTTCTCAAGTGCGAATTGTGCTGACCTGTCGGGTTAATTTGTGGGATGGCAACATTAATGCACTTGATGATTTTGATACTTATCGCAGTTTAGATTTTTCTTATCCAGAACAGGTAGAGAGATTTATTCACAAATGGTTCGCTACTATTCCTGAAACTGGAAAGCAGTTATGTACTGCGTTAAAAGAATCAGGTAAGGAACGGATTCAGGATTTAGTGAAAAATCCTTTGCGGTTGACGCTGCTGTGTTTAAATTGGCAATCGGGAGATGGTAAATTACCTGATACTCAAGCGGGACTCTATCAACAATTTGTTGATGACTTCGACAAGTGGAAAAAAGCTGAATTTGCTACAAATCCTAAACAGCGTCAAGAACTTAATGTCAAACTAGGGGAATTAGCTAAAGCAGCAATAGATAAAGAAGCAACCCGTTTTCGCTTGCGGCAGGATTCTGTTACTCAGTTTTTGGGTGATGCTGATGATGAAAATTCGCTGCTGAAATTGGCACTAAATCGCGGCTGGCTGAACTGTGTCGGGATAGATACGAATAGAAAACCTGTTTACGCTTTCTTTCATGCCTCATTTCAGGAGTACTTTGCTGCTAAAGCAATTGATGACTGGCATTTCTTTCTCAACCATGTTCCCAAAAATCCCAGTCAAGGAACTTATCGCATCTTTGAACCGCAATGGAAGCAAACAATATTGCTTTGGCTAGGACGACCAGAAGAAAACCTCAAACAGCAAAAGCAACAGTTTATTGATGCTTTAGTTAGTTTTAAAGATGGATGTTGTAAATTTTATGAATATCGTGCCTATTTTTTAGCTGCCGCAGGAATTGCAGAATTTAGAGATTATTTTAAAGCAGATGAAATAATAGCGCAAATTGTCAAGTGGACAATTGATAGTCGGAGTTCAATCAAAGAGGAAGCTAAGTCAACACTGCAACTGCTGCAATCAACTACTGTAGATGACTACACCCGTAGGCAGGCAGCATATAGCTTAGGGGAAATCGGCACTGGCAATGAAATTACGATCG